The Kiritimatiellia bacterium genome contains a region encoding:
- a CDS encoding four helix bundle protein — protein MKTKSFKDLIVWQKSYQLVLEICKITKDFPKDAVYGLLSTDEKVCGINAV, from the coding sequence ATGAAAACGAAGAGCTTTAAAGATCTGATCGTCTGGCAGAAGTCTTATCAGTTGGTTTTGGAAATATGCAAGATCACAAAAGATTTTCCAAAAGACGCGGTTTATGGATTATTATCAACAGATGAGAAGGTCTGCGGTATCAATGCCGTCTAA
- a CDS encoding four helix bundle protein: MRRSAVSMPSNISEGYGRQYHREYRQFLAMAYGSLCELETQCLLSVDLQYTNKSKIAEGLMKEVGSMLYRMLNPSAKR; encoded by the coding sequence ATGAGAAGGTCTGCGGTATCAATGCCGTCTAATATTTCTGAAGGCTATGGAAGACAGTATCACAGGGAATACAGGCAATTTTTAGCTATGGCTTATGGTTCGTTATGCGAGCTGGAAACACAGTGTTTATTGTCTGTAGATTTACAATACACAAATAAAAGCAAAATAGCAGAGGGTCTAATGAAAGAAGTGGGTAGTATGCTTTATCGGATGCTCAATCCATCCGCTAAACGCTAA